A region of Hydrogenimonas cancrithermarum DNA encodes the following proteins:
- a CDS encoding ferritin-like domain-containing protein gives MKKKSYVGIGASLGALLLVGCGGGSSDTASELTGYDLTVERGPVLHAFVIDSRGKQAVEIGNGHYLFAENPEYPVSVFGGFIDLNRDGTVSAGDINNSLILKASAGNAATLVNTIALREEIRSWLKESFGLDDETIDSATPSTDRSIAAISDELFAYCIEQQISDPSALTLQELEALRDRIQSRIESYLDTTESTADLEIELVEGLDLPLLTEEESASVDIVAQTGYGHTDLKTIIDQLPVFDLNDEQKYALAYMWNEEKLAKDIYLALNDLNPHQTLYNIATRSETEHEAAVEALVQKYDINITNLENYEINYSEEELRALAAGEFAIPEVQELYNALYEKGTKSLQDALKVGCMVEVTDVADLDKYIETADGAEDLVQIFTYLRSGSYNHYWAFDSALKSLGVTDGCCSLGETYCKTEVEFPMNNNGRGH, from the coding sequence ATGAAGAAGAAAAGTTATGTTGGAATAGGGGCGTCTCTTGGAGCTTTGTTGCTGGTGGGATGCGGTGGCGGCTCTTCAGATACGGCATCGGAGCTCACCGGCTATGATCTAACGGTCGAAAGAGGGCCGGTATTGCACGCCTTCGTCATCGATAGCAGAGGAAAACAGGCGGTCGAGATAGGTAACGGCCATTATCTATTTGCCGAAAATCCAGAATATCCCGTTTCGGTGTTTGGAGGTTTTATCGACCTGAACCGTGACGGAACCGTATCGGCTGGTGATATCAACAACTCTTTGATACTGAAAGCTTCCGCAGGGAACGCTGCGACACTTGTCAACACGATCGCTCTCAGGGAGGAAATTCGATCATGGTTGAAAGAGAGTTTCGGTCTGGATGACGAGACAATCGACAGTGCGACACCTTCGACCGATAGAAGTATCGCGGCGATCAGCGACGAACTCTTCGCGTATTGCATAGAACAGCAAATCAGTGATCCTTCTGCCTTGACATTGCAGGAGTTGGAAGCACTGCGCGACCGGATTCAAAGTCGGATAGAGAGCTATCTGGATACGACGGAATCGACTGCGGACCTCGAAATCGAGCTTGTCGAAGGGCTGGATCTTCCCCTGCTTACGGAAGAAGAGAGTGCAAGCGTCGATATTGTAGCCCAAACCGGTTACGGACATACCGATCTGAAGACAATCATCGACCAACTACCGGTCTTCGATCTGAATGACGAGCAGAAGTATGCACTGGCCTACATGTGGAACGAAGAGAAGCTGGCGAAAGATATCTATCTGGCATTGAATGATTTGAACCCACACCAAACCCTCTACAATATCGCGACACGATCTGAAACGGAGCATGAAGCTGCCGTCGAGGCACTTGTGCAGAAATATGACATCAATATCACGAATCTCGAAAATTATGAAATCAACTACTCCGAAGAGGAGTTGAGAGCGCTTGCTGCCGGAGAGTTTGCCATTCCGGAGGTTCAAGAACTCTACAATGCGCTTTATGAAAAAGGAACCAAATCGCTTCAGGATGCGCTTAAAGTGGGATGTATGGTGGAAGTGACCGATGTCGCAGATCTGGACAAATATATCGAGACCGCAGATGGTGCCGAAGATCTTGTTCAAATCTTTACATACCTTCGCAGCGGCAGCTACAACCACTACTGGGCATTCGACAGCGCATTGAAAAGTCTGGGCGTAACGGATGGGTGCTGTTCTTTGGGTGAAACATACTGCAAAACGGAAGTTGAGTTTCCGATGAACAACAACGGTAGAGGCCACTGA
- a CDS encoding TolC family protein, with translation MKKITILLTVGLVGLHAELLTLGSCIDKALQTHPDVRAFMLKVKEQHEGVKVQKGAWRPQVSAYAEYDPQRTYVMPQNGQFHTIDDDGWTAGISVTQKIYDFSKTSHTIESSKIKHEISTLSFEEAKALMRYRIRIAYAQLLVQKAALTAREKDLDAKRALYEQAKALVEQGLKTRADESRFLSAVRQAEDALAVARAAYKKAKISLEQYIGEPIAENTTFEEGILSEKTVPAIVTDEETVLENNLQLQIAKKSEDASRELYKSKLAEHYGSLDVVAEASHFDTLSRYDTTLFGIRYAVPIYSGGRLSAQAQQTKISKMIAAEEKESKRRAILEEIKALLADLEEAEKRIEARRSQTVSAEETKVLIEARYEEGLSTYMEVLDAEAVWLDAKLGLLDAFYTRLNRLYRLEYLNAK, from the coding sequence ATGAAAAAAATAACGATTCTACTTACCGTAGGGCTCGTCGGTCTGCATGCGGAGCTTTTGACGCTTGGCTCATGCATCGACAAAGCCCTGCAAACACATCCCGATGTCCGCGCTTTTATGCTCAAAGTCAAAGAACAACACGAAGGTGTAAAAGTGCAAAAAGGGGCATGGCGGCCACAGGTTTCGGCTTACGCCGAATATGATCCGCAACGCACCTATGTCATGCCCCAGAACGGGCAGTTCCATACGATCGATGATGACGGATGGACCGCCGGTATCTCCGTAACGCAGAAGATTTACGATTTCTCCAAAACCTCCCACACCATCGAATCTTCGAAAATAAAACATGAGATTTCTACGCTTTCATTCGAAGAGGCCAAGGCGCTGATGCGTTACCGTATCCGTATCGCCTACGCACAGCTATTGGTGCAAAAAGCGGCACTGACGGCTCGTGAAAAAGACCTCGATGCGAAAAGAGCACTCTATGAACAGGCCAAAGCGCTCGTCGAACAAGGCTTGAAAACCCGGGCTGACGAGAGCCGTTTCCTCTCCGCCGTCCGTCAGGCCGAAGATGCATTGGCAGTGGCGCGTGCGGCTTACAAGAAGGCGAAAATCTCACTCGAACAGTACATCGGCGAACCGATAGCGGAGAATACGACGTTTGAAGAGGGGATTTTGAGCGAAAAAACGGTTCCGGCCATCGTGACGGACGAGGAGACAGTGCTCGAGAACAACCTGCAGCTACAGATCGCGAAAAAGAGCGAAGATGCTTCCCGTGAACTCTACAAGTCAAAACTGGCCGAGCACTACGGATCGCTCGATGTCGTCGCGGAGGCGAGTCACTTCGATACACTCTCGCGCTACGACACCACACTGTTTGGCATCCGCTATGCCGTACCGATTTACAGCGGCGGAAGACTGAGTGCCCAGGCACAGCAGACCAAAATTTCCAAAATGATCGCCGCCGAAGAGAAGGAGTCGAAGCGGCGTGCCATCCTCGAAGAGATCAAAGCGCTTCTGGCCGATCTCGAAGAGGCCGAGAAGCGCATCGAGGCCAGACGCTCCCAGACGGTTTCGGCCGAAGAAACCAAAGTCTTGATTGAAGCGCGCTACGAAGAAGGGCTTTCGACCTATATGGAGGTACTCGACGCCGAAGCGGTCTGGCTCGACGCCAAGCTGGGGCTGCTCGATGCCTTCTACACACGTCTCAACCGACTTTATCGACTGGAGTATCTCAATGCGAAATAA
- a CDS encoding heme-binding domain-containing protein → MGWRKKTLISLVALGLAIQFVPYGKDHTNPAVLSEPRWDSLKTRELFMLSCGDCHSHETKWPWYSNIAPISWIVMHDVEEGREHFNASMWGHQKKNEGDEAAKEVRKGEMPLWPYLLMHPEARLNDNEKKILIEGLVRTFGEKQEHD, encoded by the coding sequence ATGGGATGGAGAAAAAAAACACTCATTTCTCTTGTGGCACTTGGATTGGCCATACAATTCGTGCCATATGGAAAAGACCATACAAATCCGGCTGTTTTAAGCGAACCCAGGTGGGATTCGCTCAAGACGCGTGAGTTATTTATGCTATCGTGTGGTGACTGCCATTCGCATGAGACAAAATGGCCATGGTACAGCAACATCGCACCGATATCCTGGATCGTGATGCATGATGTGGAAGAGGGACGTGAACACTTTAATGCCTCGATGTGGGGGCATCAAAAGAAAAACGAAGGGGATGAAGCGGCTAAAGAAGTCCGTAAAGGAGAAATGCCGCTTTGGCCCTATCTACTCATGCATCCAGAGGCCCGACTGAACGATAACGAGAAAAAGATATTGATCGAAGGGCTCGTACGGACATTCGGGGAGAAACAAGAGCACGATTAG
- a CDS encoding flavin reductase family protein has translation MVEKREAEMIFDYADTESIENYKLMSQTIIPRPIAWVVTEDDGVVNVAPFSYFTGLSSNPPTMIVSVGHKSDGTPKDTLANIRKTGKCTICMVKPEHLEWMHFSSKEMAHGASEAERFDIPVKRLVDGFPPMVEGSPVAFFCELYQEIELKGSKTIPLIVEIKHQFVDDACITDKERLTIEFEPVARVGKSYALLGEEIVPPKIP, from the coding sequence ATGGTCGAAAAAAGAGAGGCCGAGATGATTTTCGATTATGCCGATACCGAATCGATCGAGAACTACAAACTGATGAGCCAGACTATCATCCCCCGCCCCATCGCCTGGGTCGTGACGGAAGATGATGGCGTCGTCAACGTCGCACCCTTCAGCTACTTTACCGGGCTTTCGTCCAATCCGCCCACGATGATCGTGTCGGTCGGCCACAAAAGTGACGGTACACCCAAAGATACATTGGCGAATATCCGTAAAACCGGCAAATGCACGATCTGCATGGTCAAACCGGAACATCTCGAATGGATGCACTTCAGCTCCAAGGAGATGGCACACGGTGCAAGCGAAGCGGAGCGTTTCGATATCCCCGTGAAGCGGCTCGTCGACGGTTTTCCCCCGATGGTCGAGGGCTCGCCCGTCGCCTTTTTCTGCGAACTCTATCAGGAAATCGAGCTAAAAGGAAGCAAAACGATCCCGCTGATCGTCGAGATCAAGCATCAATTTGTCGATGATGCCTGCATCACCGACAAAGAGAGACTGACGATCGAGTTCGAACCTGTGGCACGCGTGGGCAAGAGCTACGCCCTTCTCGGTGAAGAGATCGTACCGCCCAAGATCCCCTGA
- a CDS encoding DUF1104 domain-containing protein, translated as MKRLLVLALVTGALWATDFSSMSTEELMNMRGTIPAEDRAMFQQEMQKRMQSMTPQERQTYMKKQKARKQAQAPGFTAFDLDRDGRVSRQEFEETRTKRMTERAEEGKMMKHAGDAPAFGDIDANGDGYIDRNEFQTHQRNRMQTKKPGYGNGMGRGRGMGRGRGGF; from the coding sequence ATGAAACGATTATTGGTATTGGCACTGGTTACAGGTGCTCTTTGGGCAACCGACTTTTCGAGTATGAGTACCGAAGAGTTGATGAATATGCGCGGAACCATTCCGGCCGAAGATCGTGCGATGTTCCAGCAGGAGATGCAAAAACGGATGCAAAGCATGACGCCGCAGGAACGGCAAACATACATGAAGAAACAAAAAGCCAGGAAGCAAGCACAGGCGCCCGGATTCACCGCGTTCGATCTCGACCGTGACGGAAGGGTCAGTCGTCAGGAATTCGAAGAGACTCGAACGAAACGGATGACCGAACGTGCCGAAGAGGGAAAAATGATGAAGCATGCGGGCGATGCTCCGGCATTTGGTGACATCGATGCAAATGGGGACGGTTATATCGACCGCAACGAATTTCAGACCCACCAACGCAATCGTATGCAGACAAAAAAACCGGGCTATGGCAATGGCATGGGACGCGGCCGGGGCATGGGAAGAGGTCGCGGCGGTTTTTAA